The DNA sequence TGTGTCGCCGAGGTGTCTCAGAGGATTGTGGGAGGGACAACCGCAACGTACGGCGAGCACCCTTACATCTGTTCGCTACAGAGGCAGTCAGGTAGCTCCTGGTACCACATCTGTGGTTCCGTCATctggaacaacaacaacgtcgTCACCGCTGCCCATTGCTTGAGTGGCTCGTAAGTGTTCTGTTGAGTTCTTCTCCTAGAAAAACTCATTTGGTCTGGCTATTTTGCGCACCATAAGGATTGAATATTCTGGCACAAGAGTCACACGACTATCTCACTCCTGAAATTGAACCGACAAAAACTTCAGCCAATTTTTGTGGCTCGATGAGGGTACtccagaaaagaaaaagaaaaccacTCCCTGCAATTCAGACTTTGTCGTAGGACAGAATTTTTTTCCATAcgagatatgtgtgtgtgtgtgtgtgtgtgtgtgtgtgtgtgtgtgtgtgtgtgtgtgtgtgtgtgtgtgtgtgtgtgtgtgtgtgtgtgtgtttgtgtcgatTACCTATATCACTAAGAGGGCTTACAAGAAGAGGGAGCGGGGAAGGGGCGTGGTTAAATCTGCTTAAGAACAACGTTACTCAACGTGAATCAATATACATGTATAGACTTGACGAACACGAAAGACTCCTTTATTGCACCAATTGTACACACGTGACTTACCCTATTTACCTTTTTCTCTTCCATGCAGAGCGAACAGTTTGAGAGTGGTGTGTGGTCTCCACCGTATATCGAACACCGACTCTTACCAGGTTACCAGATACCTTTCAAGCTACACAAATGTAAGCATGGGGTACTTCAGTAGCTGTCGATTCTGAATATTGAGAGATTGATTCAGAAtattaattcacacacacacaaacacacacaaacacacacgcgcgccatCGGGTTCCTCTAGATCCCACTCTCCTGTGATGCCTTCTGTCAAATAGAGACTGAATGTTAAAAACAAGCTGCGTTaagcaatatcaaaacaaaaagcGTGAAGAAATAAAATAGGCAACACTGAGAATCCAGCGAGTCAAGATGCTACTTCAGTTTCCCTTATGATTGTGCCCTTTCCTTTTTCCCTTTACAGCACCCGAGTTACAACGGCAACGCAAATGGATTTCCCAATGACATCGCCGTCATGCGTTTGTCTTCCGCGCTATCCTTCAACAACTACGTTAACAAGATCACTTTCGCAACAAGCGGCACCTTTGCCGGCCAGTCGTGTAAACTGAGCGGCTGGGGACGTCTCGTTGGTAAGGATCAGTCCTGCCTGCTGCAGTCTctgagagatgatgatgatgatgatgatgatgatgatgatgatgatgatgatgatgatgatggtgatgatgatggaactttatgtTTCCAGGACAGAGGTTTAACCGGTCTTTACTTCTATGTATACACAATCATAATAAATGATAAGTAAAACAACCTGACAAactaaacgaacaaacaagcatacaaacaAACTGACCAATTAGCAAACAAAACGAACAAGCAAAACATTCgcttttaactttggaattaAATATATtataaaatgggggttccattgtatggTATTATAATGTGCAGGTGGCGGGGCAACTGCAAACACGCTGCAGAAGGTGAACATGACCGCACTCTCCCACTCGGAATGTGTTAGCCGGTGGGGCTCATCTTACATAAACAGTGGCCATATCTGCTTCTACGAAGGTTCTGGCACGAGCGCTTGCAACGTGAGTCTGCTAACACTTTTTCAAATCGTATTTATTAACACCTATAAACCCTGACTCACACATGAAATGATCTCTATGTTACGCCAAATATTCACGCTAAGCCTCAACCGCTTAGATGTGATATCAACCGGAATGTATGAcctgttgttgatttgtttccGATATTGAGATTGTTAACGATAAGATACTGGACAATTCAGATGAACACGATAACTTTTTTCATTCtgcattttcattactttattgtcccttcGCTTGGAATTccggtcacttcctcccagtggaaagccagCAGAAACtgcagagttgcgctacccaggAGTAAGCGTGGTTGGGTGTCATCAGACACCGGTGACCTCACAAAGGAAAAAATCCTTGTATCGGGTCGGTACCTCGTATAGCCATGTGGTCTAAGGGGCGTTACAAAAAGAAACCAGCCAACCATCAGCCACCTACACTTCTGAGAGAATACCCGATGGCGATTACGTGCTTGTAgcaggaagtgtgtgtgtgtttgtgtgtgtgtgtgtgtgtgtgtgtgtgtgtgtgtgtgtgtgtgtgtgtgtgtgtgtgtgtgcgtgtgtgtgtgtgtgtgtgtgtgtgtgggtagggGGGGTCCATAGTGCAGGTTCGCTTTTCAAATGCAGTCGACCTATGGTTAGTGATACTTTAGATGAAGAATTGTTTTGAAACATCCCAGCGTAGCTTTTACAACACGAAGTTTGCATCTTCCGTCCTATATCGTGTTTGTATCTGcctgaaatgttgtttgtttgttgtttaggATCCCGTTCTGAACATTGAAATATAAACAAACGTCTTAAATCGGCCAGTTTTTAAATGTTGCATTTTCTCGCCCACCCAATTGTTTCCTAAACAGAAACATTTAATCCAATTTTGATCTTGTTTTTCGTGTgtcttataaacaatttgttttaagACATAACAATTATCATTATTCTTATGGGTATTCGTATtggtattcacacacacacacacacacacacacacacacacacacacacacacacacacacacacac is a window from the Littorina saxatilis isolate snail1 linkage group LG10, US_GU_Lsax_2.0, whole genome shotgun sequence genome containing:
- the LOC138978610 gene encoding chymotrypsin-like serine proteinase — encoded protein: MKLFAAVFCALLAVCVAEVSQRIVGGTTATYGEHPYICSLQRQSGSSWYHICGSVIWNNNNVVTAAHCLSGSANSLRVVCGLHRISNTDSYQVTRYLSSYTNHPSYNGNANGFPNDIAVMRLSSALSFNNYVNKITFATSGTFAGQSCKLSGWGRLVGGGATANTLQKVNMTALSHSECVSRWGSSYINSGHICFYEGSGTSACNGDSGGPVRCGSTLTGVTSWGQSTCGGTYPSVYTRVSYFNSWLVSQAGSQ